In Parasegetibacter sp. NRK P23, the genomic stretch CGAGAACACGTAGCCAAACCGCCTATGTTGTGGCGTGGACGCCGCAGTTACATACCCGTTCTTTTTGCAAAATATCGTACAGTTTTCGAACCAGGCTGTAGACGAACCGAAGATAAAATCAACCGTCCCTTCGATGTAACAATCCTTATAAAACTGGCGGCTCTCGTGACCATATGTGTACAATGTATCCTGGAAACCCAGGAACCTGCACCCGATGAATCTTGCCCTGTCTCCTGCTACTAAAATCGCCACCGCCTGGCCTACGGGGCCGGAACTGTTCTCGAACGTAATGTTCTCTGCTGTAAAATCTTTGCCATACACATAAAAGGAAGCGGAACCGGAAGTACCTTTCTCTTCCCCGAAGGTGTTCAACTTCTGCGCATAGTCATCGTAGGTGAGGATAGTACTGTCTTTATCCTCCCCGATAATCGTGACAAAGTTCTTCGATTCAGGCAACACCAGTTTTTCTTTATACCGTCCTTTTTTCACGAATATCACCGTGGTCTTTTTACGGTAATCAGGCACCGCGTTTAAAGCGGCTTGTAGGGTGGTAAAATCACCCGAGCCATCCTGGGCCACTACCATATCGTACCTGGGTAAACCTGCAACGCCAGCCTGTATTTTTTTTGAACAGGGCAGCAGCATCAGCCATCCTGCGAGGAACAAAAACCTTGTGAAATACAACGTACGCATCGGGTCAGTTCTTTTGGATTTTTAATTCAGCGGCGGGTGTGCCTTTCAACTCAAAAAGCGAATCTGTAGCCGGATGTTCCAAGGATTTCACCCATACTTCATGGCTGTTCTCCACCAATACAACCGGTGTTTTCACGGTACTGTTAAGTGTAATATTTTTCATATAAATGCCCGTCCCTTCAATAATTTCGGCCCCGATCTTAGAAGTGAGGGTCATCTTCTTCATGTGGATATCCTGTACATTCATTTCGGGTAATCCCCGGATGAAGATGCCTTTGTTGGCCCCTTCGCAAACAATATTTTCCATAAACACCTTCCGGAAAACCGGTGTTCCTTCATTCACTTCCGGCGTAACCTTTCTTTCCCCGTCGGTTGGTGATTTCACGAAATAGTACATATCGAAGAATATCGCTTCCTGAACGATATCCTTCATAAAAATGTTCCTCGCATAAATGTGTTCCACCACACCACCGCGTCCGCGGGTGGTTTTGAAGCGAAGGCCTTTATCGGTGCCCATGAATAGGCAATTCTCCACGAAAATATTTCTTGCCCCGCCACTCATTTCGCTGCCTACCACGAAACCGCCGTGACCTTTGTACACAATGCAGTTCCTCACCACACCGTTCTCTGTGGGCATACCGCGCTTTCTGCCTTCCTCATCTTTTCCTGATTTGATGCAGATGGCATCATCACCAACATCAAAGGTGCAATCTTCCAAAAGGAAGTTCTTACAGGATTCAAGGTCTATCCCGTCCCCGTTCTGCGCGTATTCCGGGTTTTTAACGGTCACGTTTTTCAGTGTAATGTTACTGCACATGATGGGGTGAAGGTTCCAGGCGGGGGAGTTCTGAAACGTTACGCCTTCCAGTAAAACACGGTTGCAGTTGATGAATACTATCAGGTTGGGCCGGAGATAATCTTTAATGTCCTCGAAATCCGTCAGGGATTTTCCCGGTTCCAATAGCATACTGCGCTTTTCTTCATGGGCTTTTTTTGTTTTGGCGGAAGGATACCAGAGCTTTTCATCCGCGCTCACCATTCCTCCGGAGGCAACTTTCTTTTTCCATTCAGATGCCGTGAGCCTGTCGCGGCCGACCATGCGCCATACATCGCCGTTGCCATCCACCACACCTTTCCCGGTAATGGCAATGTTGGTAAGATTGGTGCCATACACAGGCGACTGGTTCCTGGCAGCCCTTCTTCCCTCATAAAATCCCTCCACTAAGGGGTATTGATCGAAGTCCTTCGTAAAAAGCAACATGGATCCTGCCTTCAGGTGAAGGTTCACATTGCTTTGCATTTCAACCGGCCCGGTGAGCCAGATGCCCTCGGGCACCACCACTACGCCACCACCTTTTTTTGATATGGCTGCGATTGCGCTATTGATGCTTTTGGTATTGAGTGTAACTCCATCGTTCTTTGCACCGAAGGTTTTTATATTGATAGTATCCTTTTTAAAAGAGGGCAGTTGCGCAACGGGAAGTTTTTCCCAGGAATAAGCCTGTGCGAAAATACCGGAGAACATACCGTTAAAAAACAAGCCTACGGCGAGGATTTTCTTTATCATTTTTTGATCTTTTCTGGAATGAAATTCATTTTTATTAGCCAGCGCGCTCATATTTCAGTCTATTGTGACGTGCTGCCAGGGTTATTCCGTAATGCAATCACAGGGCTTCTTTCAGGGAAAACATGAAGACTACCCGGGCGCTTATATTTCAGCATTGCGCTGGCATACATCAGACTATTTACAGCCGCAACCGAATTGCCCTTGGCCGCAGGCACCTGGAATGCCGGATTGATAGCAGCCGAAACATGCCTCTCTGCTGAATAAGCAATTATCTCCTGCTCCGGTGCCTGTTCTCCCAGGAGTGTTTTCCGGTCATAAGCTGTTCTCAGGCGTCCACCCATCGTTCTGACTAAATATTTTCTTCAAGGTATATTGTTTCAGTTCCTTCGAAGAAAGTTGTCTCGCCCATTTCACCCTTTGGG encodes the following:
- a CDS encoding glycoside hydrolase family 28 protein; translated protein: MIKKILAVGLFFNGMFSGIFAQAYSWEKLPVAQLPSFKKDTINIKTFGAKNDGVTLNTKSINSAIAAISKKGGGVVVVPEGIWLTGPVEMQSNVNLHLKAGSMLLFTKDFDQYPLVEGFYEGRRAARNQSPVYGTNLTNIAITGKGVVDGNGDVWRMVGRDRLTASEWKKKVASGGMVSADEKLWYPSAKTKKAHEEKRSMLLEPGKSLTDFEDIKDYLRPNLIVFINCNRVLLEGVTFQNSPAWNLHPIMCSNITLKNVTVKNPEYAQNGDGIDLESCKNFLLEDCTFDVGDDAICIKSGKDEEGRKRGMPTENGVVRNCIVYKGHGGFVVGSEMSGGARNIFVENCLFMGTDKGLRFKTTRGRGGVVEHIYARNIFMKDIVQEAIFFDMYYFVKSPTDGERKVTPEVNEGTPVFRKVFMENIVCEGANKGIFIRGLPEMNVQDIHMKKMTLTSKIGAEIIEGTGIYMKNITLNSTVKTPVVLVENSHEVWVKSLEHPATDSLFELKGTPAAELKIQKN
- a CDS encoding pectinesterase family protein gives rise to the protein MRTLYFTRFLFLAGWLMLLPCSKKIQAGVAGLPRYDMVVAQDGSGDFTTLQAALNAVPDYRKKTTVIFVKKGRYKEKLVLPESKNFVTIIGEDKDSTILTYDDYAQKLNTFGEEKGTSGSASFYVYGKDFTAENITFENSSGPVGQAVAILVAGDRARFIGCRFLGFQDTLYTYGHESRQFYKDCYIEGTVDFIFGSSTAWFENCTIFCKKNGYVTAASTPQHRRFGYVFSHCRITSDAAQHSFYLGRPWRPYARTVFLHTEMAAHIRPEGWHNWGKVENESTVFYAEYKSSGPGAQPLKRVQWSRQLTDQEAGEYALQSVMGDWDPLAGL